A segment of the Aridibaculum aurantiacum genome:
TCCCGAAGACGACCCACAAAGCTTTTGAACCGATCGCTGACACTTGTGATCCTGATATTGTTTTTGTTCAGCACCCAGATAGTCTCCCGCAAACTTTGCATGATCTCATCAGCGTTGTTTTTGATGCTGTCAATCACCGAAACATCTACCTGCCCGTGCGGCAGCAGCAGTTCATCTACATTAGCGGCTATGGCCGAAGCATACGCCCCAAGATTATCATGCAGGTCTGCAGATATTCTCCTGCGTTCTTTTTCTTCAGCTATCCTTACTGCTTCTTCCGCCTTCTGTTTTTCCTGCTCTTTCACATTCTCTAGTACCAGCTTCTGCTTTTTCTTGTAGTTGTTCAGGAGTATGGCAGATATGATAACCGCAAAAAACACAATGATGAGCGTTCCATACAGCACCATGTTCTTTTGATTGATGTCAAGTTTTTGCTGAATGATGATATTCTCCTGCTTTTGCTGGTCGTATTTCAGTCGCAAGGCCGCCAGTTCTGTTTCAGAATTCACCTGGTAAACGGAGTCTTTCAATGTAATGATCCGCTCCAGCGTTTCTGCATACCTAACATGATCTCCGGCTGCTTTATAGTTCTGTGCAAGCGCATGGTGCAGGTAAGGCAGTTTAGCCAAAAGGTTATACTTACTTGCTATATCAATACCTTTTTTGCTCGTTTCTATACCTTTCGCAGGTTGGTTGTGGTTTGCATAAAAAATAGCAAGCTGGCTCAGGTCAGAAACAATGTAATAAGGATCGCCCACCTTTTCGCGTAAGGCAATGGCTTCCTGTAAAGGTGCTTCCGCCAGGTGAGCTTGTTTTTTTGCTATCAGGATGTTGGCGTAAATATTCAAGCTATTGCTCAGGAAGAACAGGTTCTCGTCTCGCCGTGCAAGATCAATGGCTTTATCTATAAATAAGGCTGCAGAGTCAAGCTTTCCCAGGTCTATGTACACGGCAGCAATGTTGGAGTAAATGTTCGCGCTCTTCTGGTGGATAGCGGGATTATTAGACGTGTGCATCGCTTTGAAAAACCATCTTAGTCCCTGCGCTGGTTGGGCCATTTCCATATAAACCCAGCCGATGCCTGTTTTGGCTATCACCTGGTTGAGTGTGTCGTTGTTTTTTTCTGCAATGGCCAACAGTTGGTAGCAATCTTCCAGCCCTTCCTTATACCTGTTGCTTTTTATATGTACCTGCGCTCTCAATGCTATCAACTTGCAAAGAGGAGCAATGCCATCCTTCATTTTCTCCAGGCGAGGAATATGCTGGTTGCATACTGCCAGGGCTGTGTCCAGCTTACCTCTTTTTACAAAGCAGTTGGCACTGTAGTAATCTGACCAGGCAGCATGTATAGGATTTTTAAGTTTGTTACTTATCGCCTTTGCTTCGCTGGCATAACTGCACAATGTATCAGTGCTGAGAGAGTAGCGCTGTTCGCCAATTGCAAATAGAAACTGTAATCGTTGCTCGTCGGTGGTTGCGGAAGCCAGTTGCTGCTTTAGGTTGTATAGTTTATTTGTTTGCCCGGTTACAAGGCATGGAAAGCATAGGAGCAACAAGCAAAGGTGTAACAGGATGCTTTTCATAGGTTGATCTGTTGTAGACAGGTAGTTCTTTTTCACTGGTTCATTTGGTCTCTACTAAAACTGCCGGCAAGCCAAAAAAATTGTAAAGCAAATATGATTGGCAGCGACCAGACGCTCAATTAAAATTTCCAGTACTACTACAAATTGATTATTGGTGATGCGCTACCAGATCGTACATCTTTGATGCTTTTTATAGAGCACCTAAGGTGGGTGGACATCTTGTATAAGCTCAGCAAGAGAATGAACAAGTGTAGGAGAAGACACAAGAATTTCACAAACATGTAAAGCATGCTGTGAGCAGAAATATTAAACAGGTGGGGGTTTGTTTAGGGGGCTGTCTCTATAGAGATGGCCTCTTTTTTAGTGACACTTGAAGTGATCAAACGGCTCTTTGCAATCATTGCATTGAAAAAGGGCTTTGCAACTTGTGCTTCCAAACTGGCTCACCAGCTTTGTATCGGTGGAGTGGCAAAGCGGGCATTCTACCTGTAATGTTTCAAGAAAAGCCTGGTCCAAGGCTTTTCCTGCAGGTGGTGCAATACCAAAAGCCTTTAGTTTCTGTTTCCCATTCTCACTCATCCAATCTGTTGTCCATGCTGGAGAAAGAATAGTATTCAGCTTTACGTTTACAAAGCCGTGCTGTAACAAGGTCATTCGAATGTTCATGGCAATCATGTCCATGGCGGGGCAGCCGCTGTAGGTAGGGGTAATATCTATCACCACATGCTCCTCGTCATTTAGCTGAACAACGGAAACATTTCTAACCACACCCAGATCCACAACAGAAAGTACAGGTACTTCAGGATCAGGTACTTCTTCAAGTATTTCCCAAAGCTGCTTTACAACTTCAGCATTAGCACTACCTGGTGAATTATTGGTTCGTCTGTTCATTATCTGCAGTTAATATTACCAGCTAGCATTAGGATATGCTCTTTGCAGGAATTGCATTTCAGCCAGTATAAAACCAAGATGCTCCGAGTGCACACCTTTTTTGCCGCCGCTCTGCAGAGCAGCTGCAGTAGGAACAGGTAGAGTGGCTTCATCGAAAACTTCTGAAACCTTTTTTTGCCATTCTTCCTTAAAAGCAGCAATGTCTACGCCTATTCCTTCTGCGGCCAGGGCTGTTTCAAATGGTGCCATTTCAAATAATTCTCCTGTGAACATCCAGGTCTCGTTGAGCGCATGAAGCATCCGGTTGTGGCTTTCTTCTGTGCCATCACCAAGTCGTATCACCCAGTCGCTGCTCCAGCGCAGGTGGTAGGTAGTTTCTTTCAATGATTTTTCTGCAATGGCTGCCAGTTGCTGGTTTTTGCTGTGCTGCAATTGGGTAAACAACAAAGACTGGTATGCGCTAAAGAAGAACTGGTGAAGGATTGTTTGGCCCCAATCGCCGTTAGGCTGTTCCACCAGCAGACAGTTCTTAAAATCCCACGCATCACGAAGAAATGCAAGATCATCTTCTGTAATTGGTCGCCCTTCAGGCATCTCCGACTTAAGCTGGTGACCGTGCTGGTTTATAAGTTCTGCAGCATACTGGTACAGGTGACGCGACTGACCAATCAGGTCGAGCGCAATATTGCTGATGGCAATATCCTGTTCAAGTACCGGTCCATGCCCTGTCCACTCGCTGTTTCTATGGCCAATTATAAGGCTGTTATCAGCGAGGTGGAGGAGGTAGGGGATCAGGTTAGCAGTGACCAGTGATTGGTGGTCAGTGATCTGTTCATTTTGCGTACTTACATTTTCCTGATAATCTAGAGAATCCATTATGCAATATTTTTCCGTAAAAAATTTATATACCCGTTTATCAGTCTTTCAATTTCGTCAACATGTTCCTTATGTGTCTTCAGCTCCTGCTCAGAAATTAAATGAAGATCGTAAGCATCAATCAAATGATTGAGGCACTCGCTGGCTGAGCCTCTCGCCTGTATGCAAAAATGAATTTGATCCTTGTATGTGAACCGTCCATGTCCTTCAGCAATGTTTGCTCCAACAGAACGGGAAGCACGAATTAGTTGATCCCCTAGCCTATACTTTTCTTCTTTTGGAAATTTATTTGCCAGGTTGTACATCTCATTTTTAAATGCCCTGGCCTTTTTCCAGACCTTTAACTGAGTGAAGCTGCCATGAACTTTTTCCATGTTCAAAAGATAATGAATGGAATTATTAGGCGCAACTGATCACTAGTCACTGATCAACTGATCAACCAATCAACTTACCACCTACATATGCTTCAGCTCATCAGGTAGC
Coding sequences within it:
- the paaC gene encoding 1,2-phenylacetyl-CoA epoxidase subunit PaaC — protein: MDSLDYQENVSTQNEQITDHQSLVTANLIPYLLHLADNSLIIGHRNSEWTGHGPVLEQDIAISNIALDLIGQSRHLYQYAAELINQHGHQLKSEMPEGRPITEDDLAFLRDAWDFKNCLLVEQPNGDWGQTILHQFFFSAYQSLLFTQLQHSKNQQLAAIAEKSLKETTYHLRWSSDWVIRLGDGTEESHNRMLHALNETWMFTGELFEMAPFETALAAEGIGVDIAAFKEEWQKKVSEVFDEATLPVPTAAALQSGGKKGVHSEHLGFILAEMQFLQRAYPNASW
- a CDS encoding four helix bundle protein, whose amino-acid sequence is MEKVHGSFTQLKVWKKARAFKNEMYNLANKFPKEEKYRLGDQLIRASRSVGANIAEGHGRFTYKDQIHFCIQARGSASECLNHLIDAYDLHLISEQELKTHKEHVDEIERLINGYINFLRKNIA
- a CDS encoding tetratricopeptide repeat-containing sensor histidine kinase, with protein sequence MKSILLHLCLLLLCFPCLVTGQTNKLYNLKQQLASATTDEQRLQFLFAIGEQRYSLSTDTLCSYASEAKAISNKLKNPIHAAWSDYYSANCFVKRGKLDTALAVCNQHIPRLEKMKDGIAPLCKLIALRAQVHIKSNRYKEGLEDCYQLLAIAEKNNDTLNQVIAKTGIGWVYMEMAQPAQGLRWFFKAMHTSNNPAIHQKSANIYSNIAAVYIDLGKLDSAALFIDKAIDLARRDENLFFLSNSLNIYANILIAKKQAHLAEAPLQEAIALREKVGDPYYIVSDLSQLAIFYANHNQPAKGIETSKKGIDIASKYNLLAKLPYLHHALAQNYKAAGDHVRYAETLERIITLKDSVYQVNSETELAALRLKYDQQKQENIIIQQKLDINQKNMVLYGTLIIVFFAVIISAILLNNYKKKQKLVLENVKEQEKQKAEEAVRIAEEKERRRISADLHDNLGAYASAIAANVDELLLPHGQVDVSVIDSIKNNADEIMQSLRETIWVLNKNNIRITSVSDRFKSFVGRLRDAYPEFHVQFVEEIDNDVPLSPEYALNMLRIMQEAFHNAIKHSNGDQITICITSNEKISVAITDNGVGFSTLATNHGNGMTNMQKRASANGWQLIIKSKQPKGTAVELVS
- the paaD gene encoding 1,2-phenylacetyl-CoA epoxidase subunit PaaD; protein product: MNRRTNNSPGSANAEVVKQLWEILEEVPDPEVPVLSVVDLGVVRNVSVVQLNDEEHVVIDITPTYSGCPAMDMIAMNIRMTLLQHGFVNVKLNTILSPAWTTDWMSENGKQKLKAFGIAPPAGKALDQAFLETLQVECPLCHSTDTKLVSQFGSTSCKALFQCNDCKEPFDHFKCH